Proteins from a single region of Psychrobacter cryohalolentis K5:
- a CDS encoding sodium:solute symporter family protein, whose product MFQFSALTIILLLLAFYGGTYLLSLLIKKDKETTSGFMVAGHNVGFGMGAASMTATWIWAASFYAAATSGYKYGVSGPLHYGFWGALMILFIYPFGMRFRELAPNGHTLGELIHARHGSSSQLILAISNLMGSLISLMVNFTAAGALVSVLSPLSFQTGVIIAGVGVLSYTLTSGFRASVFTDFAQLVALMAIGVIIIPAVLFSMGGPSAMVSGLSNLTLQQQDFFSSEAFFQQGAPYFVAVLAYAIGNQTITQRLFAIDKSKIKATFITATVGYAGIVIGLGMIGLMALTIGIEPLNGNMNNLIPQMVSTYLHPVFIALFFILVIGALSSTADSDLSALSTIMMADIYGKNIAKKGGVNPKTMMLVGRGTMIVATAAGLIFASFKLDILVMLVFVGALWGAIVFPVIASVFWNRVTNTAFTSAVIVGLLLFCIARFELIPIIGVTALFFEVLASVGAAVVIGLMVFGFLGRKMAVAAAALTLILMLIFATGFLRQYMVLLASLTAYGASTIVCVIISLMSNEHFDFDLIKQRVGDYDNKPNIPPTTNVQN is encoded by the coding sequence TTGTTCCAATTTTCAGCATTAACCATCATTTTGCTATTACTGGCATTTTATGGTGGTACTTATCTGCTGTCTTTATTAATAAAAAAAGATAAGGAGACGACCTCAGGTTTTATGGTCGCCGGTCACAACGTCGGTTTTGGTATGGGCGCTGCTAGTATGACCGCTACTTGGATCTGGGCAGCGTCATTTTATGCAGCTGCCACATCCGGCTATAAATATGGCGTCTCAGGACCGTTACATTATGGTTTTTGGGGTGCCTTGATGATTTTATTCATCTACCCTTTTGGGATGCGATTTCGTGAACTTGCCCCTAATGGACATACCTTGGGTGAACTTATTCACGCCCGCCACGGCTCATCAAGCCAATTAATTTTAGCCATATCTAACCTTATGGGCAGCTTAATTAGCTTGATGGTCAATTTCACCGCTGCTGGCGCATTGGTATCAGTATTATCACCTTTGTCATTCCAAACAGGGGTGATTATCGCTGGCGTCGGAGTGCTAAGCTATACCTTAACTTCTGGATTTCGTGCTTCAGTGTTCACCGATTTTGCCCAATTGGTCGCGTTAATGGCGATTGGTGTCATCATTATCCCAGCGGTACTGTTTTCCATGGGTGGTCCTTCTGCCATGGTAAGCGGACTTTCAAATCTAACCTTGCAGCAACAAGACTTCTTTTCATCTGAAGCCTTTTTTCAGCAAGGTGCGCCCTATTTTGTCGCAGTATTGGCTTATGCCATCGGCAATCAAACCATTACCCAACGTCTATTTGCCATTGATAAAAGCAAAATTAAAGCAACCTTTATTACTGCTACTGTCGGATATGCCGGTATTGTAATTGGTCTCGGCATGATTGGACTTATGGCATTAACCATAGGTATTGAGCCGCTCAATGGCAATATGAATAATTTGATTCCGCAAATGGTCAGCACGTATCTACATCCGGTATTCATCGCCTTATTCTTTATCTTGGTTATTGGTGCCCTGTCCTCAACGGCTGATTCAGATTTATCAGCACTATCTACCATTATGATGGCTGACATCTATGGCAAGAATATTGCCAAAAAAGGCGGCGTAAACCCAAAAACCATGATGCTTGTCGGTCGGGGAACCATGATTGTCGCTACGGCTGCCGGATTGATTTTTGCCAGCTTTAAGCTTGATATTCTCGTGATGTTAGTCTTTGTCGGTGCGTTATGGGGTGCGATTGTATTTCCAGTGATTGCCAGTGTGTTCTGGAATCGCGTGACAAACACTGCCTTTACCTCAGCCGTCATCGTCGGATTATTGTTATTCTGTATCGCTCGCTTTGAGCTCATACCTATCATTGGTGTTACGGCGCTATTTTTTGAAGTATTGGCAAGCGTTGGTGCTGCTGTGGTGATTGGCCTCATGGTATTTGGCTTTTTAGGTCGAAAAATGGCTGTGGCAGCTGCTGCCCTTACACTGATACTGATGCTGATATTTGCCACTGGTTTCTTACGTCAATATATGGTGCTGCTTGCATCACTGACCGCTTATGGTGCCAGTACAATCGTCTGCGTCATTATCAGCCTTATGAGCAACGAGCATTTTGACTTTGATCTTATTAAACAGCGCGTTGGCGACTATGACAATAAACCCAACATACCGCCGACCACCAACGTTCAAAACTAG
- a CDS encoding putative transporter small subunit has product METTFFYGLYILIWPAITLGVLILICTATYRDVKKAVNNNKSIV; this is encoded by the coding sequence ATGGAAACCACGTTTTTTTATGGGCTTTATATCTTAATCTGGCCAGCAATCACGCTGGGTGTACTGATACTTATTTGTACTGCGACTTATAGAGATGTAAAAAAGGCCGTAAATAACAATAAAAGTATCGTTTAG
- a CDS encoding tyrosine-type recombinase/integrase — MERKAISSDRSISSHKPEDKKYFVAVKNHPKLFLMVRPTETKSWMYRYYPPSNPKQSIISIGIYPSISYARACEVWREYEDLLSKGIDPKIHREDIKKSFISKTKNSFNHFAWEYFDTLEQSQKGNTLIRKKGRLELICSYIGNEPISEIGSPRMLEVLLDIQAKSLNKDDKPTDKAERCAGIASDVFVYANARGFCSSNPAALIKSQLAKSSYGHRPAVTKPKDLAKLLRAIETIEGDPNTINSLRLLALLFVRNGDLRRMCWIDLDLEAGRWRLKPLKGQGKVNMVKDMVVPLPRQAVAILREQQKINGHTKYVFFSQTAKKHQIISDATANKRLKDLGYKDIHCAHGFRATAKTILQEQLKYPLVLVEMALGHTTKDPNGTAYGRFEYIDDRSDMMQKWADYLDALREGRDTAKFKADAEDKANPTTQLQALIAQLGKDKVLELL; from the coding sequence ATGGAAAGAAAAGCGATCAGTTCAGACCGAAGCATTAGCAGTCATAAACCTGAAGATAAGAAGTACTTCGTTGCTGTCAAAAATCATCCCAAACTCTTCTTAATGGTGCGTCCTACTGAAACCAAATCATGGATGTATCGCTATTACCCACCTTCAAACCCCAAACAAAGTATTATCTCCATCGGTATATATCCAAGTATCTCATATGCTCGTGCCTGTGAAGTTTGGCGTGAGTATGAAGATCTTTTAAGCAAAGGCATTGATCCTAAAATCCACCGTGAAGATATAAAGAAAAGTTTTATTAGTAAAACTAAAAACTCTTTTAATCACTTTGCTTGGGAATACTTCGATACTCTTGAACAGAGTCAAAAAGGTAATACGCTCATTCGTAAGAAGGGTCGCTTGGAGCTTATATGCTCCTACATAGGTAATGAGCCAATTAGTGAAATTGGCTCTCCTAGAATGCTTGAAGTGCTTTTAGATATTCAAGCCAAGTCTTTAAATAAAGACGACAAGCCTACTGACAAAGCTGAACGCTGCGCAGGCATCGCTAGTGATGTATTTGTTTATGCTAATGCTCGTGGGTTTTGTAGTAGCAACCCTGCGGCGCTTATTAAAAGCCAATTAGCTAAATCTAGTTACGGTCATCGTCCAGCTGTTACCAAGCCGAAAGACTTAGCCAAGTTACTACGAGCTATTGAAACGATAGAGGGTGATCCAAACACCATTAACTCCCTTAGGCTATTAGCGCTTCTCTTTGTTCGCAATGGTGATTTAAGACGTATGTGCTGGATTGATCTAGACCTAGAGGCTGGCAGGTGGCGGTTAAAGCCATTGAAAGGACAAGGCAAGGTAAATATGGTCAAGGACATGGTTGTTCCCCTACCTCGTCAAGCCGTAGCTATATTGCGTGAGCAACAAAAGATTAATGGGCATACCAAGTATGTCTTTTTTAGCCAGACGGCAAAAAAGCATCAGATCATATCTGACGCTACTGCTAATAAGCGTTTAAAGGATTTAGGCTATAAAGACATACATTGTGCTCATGGCTTTAGAGCGACAGCGAAGACCATCCTACAAGAGCAGTTAAAGTATCCGCTTGTTCTTGTTGAGATGGCTTTAGGTCATACTACTAAAGACCCTAATGGAACTGCTTACGGTCGGTTTGAATACATCGACGATCGTAGCGACATGATGCAGAAATGGGCAGACTATCTAGATGCTTTACGAGAAGGTAGAGATACGGCAAAGTTTAAAGCAGATGCAGAAGATAAAGCTAATCCTACCACCCAGCTGCAAGCATTGATCGCCCAGCTAGGAAAGGATAAGGTTTTAGAGCTATTGTAG
- a CDS encoding DUF262 and DUF1524 domain-containing protein: MKATEAKLLDFLKKSPQFIIPIYQRTYSWTEQQCRQLWDDIMRAGNNDAVGAHFIGSVVYIEKGLYQVSSQSPLLVIDGQQRLTTAMLLLEALSRHLGDTEPVEGFSAKKLRNYYLLNPLEDGERGYKLILTQTDKDSFLSLVTQKSLPQKFSLRIKENFDFFDTQIAKLNGNLEQLCRGLAKVIIVDIALSRDQDNPQLIFESMNSTGKALSQADLIRNFVLMGLEPDHQADLYYDHWRPMEVEFGQESYGDYFDSFMRHYLTVKTGDIPRLDGVYEAFKQHAQRLEAKGSNVDQLVADIHSFAKYFCAMALDKETDKQLAVAFKDLRELKVDVAYPFLLELYHDYSLEQLSKDDFYNAVRLIESYVFRRAVCAIPTNSLNKTFATFHKALDKDRYLESIKAHLIGLRSYKRFPNDDEFKRELVIRDLYNFRSRTYWLRRFENFERKEHVLVDEYTIEHIMPQNERLSKQWQEELGADWQQVHATYLHTLGNLTLTGYNSEYSDRPFIEKRDMTGGFKNSPLVLNEDLRSCSVWNESAISARARKLANRAIEVWVAPHLPESILQAYIDIPLQHEGYTLADHVHLAEDAPMYDLFQQLRKEVMALDPSVTEDILKLYVAFKAETNFVDVVPLKSKLRLSINLRFHELNDPKEMARDVSSLGRWGNGDAEIGLSDISDLPYVMGLIRQGLEKQMGESVY, translated from the coding sequence ATGAAAGCAACAGAAGCCAAACTACTCGATTTTTTAAAGAAATCACCACAATTTATTATTCCTATATATCAGCGCACCTACTCGTGGACTGAACAGCAGTGCCGTCAATTGTGGGATGATATCATGCGCGCAGGCAATAATGATGCTGTTGGGGCTCATTTTATTGGCTCTGTAGTTTATATCGAGAAGGGCTTATATCAGGTTTCTAGCCAGTCACCTTTACTGGTAATTGATGGTCAGCAAAGATTAACAACAGCTATGCTTCTTTTAGAAGCTTTATCTCGTCACCTTGGCGATACTGAACCTGTTGAGGGATTCTCTGCTAAAAAACTGCGCAATTACTATCTGCTAAATCCATTAGAAGACGGTGAGCGTGGATATAAACTGATTTTAACGCAGACTGACAAAGATAGTTTCTTATCCCTAGTGACACAAAAGTCACTGCCACAGAAGTTCTCTTTACGAATTAAAGAGAACTTCGATTTCTTTGATACACAGATAGCAAAACTAAATGGCAATTTAGAGCAGCTCTGCCGTGGTCTAGCAAAGGTAATTATTGTTGATATTGCTTTGAGTCGAGATCAAGATAATCCACAGTTGATTTTTGAGAGCATGAACTCTACTGGCAAAGCACTGAGCCAAGCTGATTTAATTCGCAACTTTGTATTGATGGGGTTGGAGCCAGATCATCAAGCTGATCTCTATTATGACCATTGGCGGCCTATGGAGGTCGAGTTTGGTCAGGAGAGCTATGGTGATTACTTCGATAGCTTTATGCGTCACTATTTGACGGTAAAAACAGGTGATATTCCTAGGCTTGATGGTGTATATGAGGCCTTTAAACAGCATGCTCAAAGACTTGAAGCAAAAGGATCAAATGTAGATCAACTGGTTGCCGACATTCACTCTTTCGCTAAATACTTCTGTGCAATGGCACTAGACAAAGAAACTGATAAACAACTAGCAGTGGCATTTAAAGATTTGCGTGAGCTCAAAGTTGATGTTGCTTATCCTTTCTTACTTGAACTTTATCATGACTATAGTCTAGAACAGCTTAGCAAAGATGACTTCTATAATGCGGTACGCCTGATTGAATCGTATGTTTTCCGTCGTGCGGTATGTGCAATCCCTACAAATTCATTAAATAAAACCTTTGCAACTTTTCATAAAGCGCTTGATAAAGATCGTTATTTAGAGAGTATCAAAGCTCACTTGATCGGATTACGTTCTTATAAAAGATTCCCAAATGACGATGAATTTAAGCGTGAACTCGTTATTCGTGACTTATATAACTTCCGTAGCCGCACTTACTGGTTACGTCGTTTCGAGAATTTTGAGCGCAAAGAGCATGTTTTAGTAGATGAATATACTATTGAGCATATCATGCCTCAGAATGAAAGGCTTTCGAAGCAGTGGCAAGAAGAGCTTGGCGCTGACTGGCAACAAGTGCATGCAACCTATTTGCATACACTTGGCAACCTAACACTAACTGGTTATAACTCTGAGTACAGTGACCGCCCATTTATTGAAAAGCGTGATATGACAGGTGGTTTTAAAAATAGTCCACTTGTACTTAACGAAGATCTAAGAAGCTGTAGCGTATGGAATGAAAGCGCAATTAGCGCGAGAGCTAGAAAACTTGCCAATCGCGCTATTGAAGTATGGGTGGCACCTCATTTACCAGAGAGTATATTACAGGCTTATATTGATATACCTTTACAGCATGAAGGCTATACGCTGGCAGACCATGTTCATCTTGCTGAAGATGCGCCAATGTATGATCTCTTTCAGCAGCTTCGTAAAGAAGTAATGGCTCTTGATCCTAGCGTTACTGAAGATATCTTAAAGCTATATGTCGCATTCAAAGCAGAAACTAATTTTGTTGATGTAGTGCCACTAAAAAGCAAATTGAGATTATCTATTAACCTACGTTTTCATGAGCTAAATGATCCTAAAGAAATGGCTAGAGATGTTAGCAGTCTTGGTCGCTGGGGTAATGGTGATGCTGAGATTGGGCTGAGCGATATTTCTGATTTACCCTATGTAATGGGGCTTATTAGACAGGGCTTGGAAAAGCAGATGGGCGAAAGTGTTTATTAA
- the pglZ gene encoding BREX-1 system phosphatase PglZ type A: MNDRIINALQQLFKKHRIVFWYDAKHELRDDFDSLVLEDIEKIVLDNNEFSVKYKIIREQPNQKFLLYRAGAQPALFDNWLLDVQLAHGEFRTDQVAIWLSELSLGIEFAEVLKDHAEFFRAKSRKDALGKLIEPSDSSGMVQLKMLAVCAKSEPKMDTVVESLLQDLANDKGEKMSLISRSALDGFFWEQMNRYYGYNSTEPSIHDFAIELFKSSYAMATDGQVKLSNDALVFLKRWKDSRQYKDSFEMLSDKFSDDLDIRDDLSSRDFKQLIDIDYFRLIDNKIISALANAVLQSDFTAEQMAIWIRQRRQSHWYAEFEHTYQALDNAAQFIATFNQVKIDMDSLVQGVERYTQSWYKLDQLYRKFIYHKLESGEVSLLNHLNDKIENIYSNNYLLKLGNRFQEFVESESQWNAAPILRQDNFFGHWVKPFLDNNNKIYVIISDAMRYEIADELVSLIRQEDRYSADIAPMLSMLPSYTQLGMAALLPNDTLSIADNTSGTVLVNGQSSQGTSNRSKILKAALQDRGDAITADNFMQLNREGSRELLKANDVIYIYHNRIDHTGDKMHSEGQAFEAAEKTLSDLMKIIKKLAAANANNILITADHGFIYQNRAIEESDFSSAEPKGKEILYRDRRFILGKGLVDSPSLHKFSSEALGLIGDVEVQIPKSINRLRLSGSGSRFVHGGASLQEVVVPVVSINKKRQSDTTAVEVDILRGSNSLITTEELTVSLYQSTPVTEKNQPRVLRVGVYTESGELISDSYEMTFDLRSENPRAREQQVNLIFTRRIDELNGQEVILKLEEKVGGTSHYKEYKSLKYTVRRSFSSDFDF; encoded by the coding sequence ATGAATGATCGCATCATCAACGCATTACAGCAGCTCTTTAAAAAACATCGTATTGTTTTTTGGTACGATGCCAAGCATGAGCTGCGTGATGATTTTGACAGTCTAGTACTAGAAGATATTGAAAAAATCGTCCTAGATAACAATGAGTTCAGTGTTAAATATAAAATAATACGCGAGCAGCCTAATCAAAAGTTTCTGCTTTATCGTGCAGGTGCTCAGCCTGCGCTATTTGATAATTGGCTATTGGATGTACAGCTGGCTCACGGGGAATTTCGTACTGACCAAGTTGCTATCTGGCTCTCGGAGCTATCATTAGGTATTGAGTTTGCAGAGGTCTTAAAAGATCATGCAGAGTTCTTTCGCGCTAAAAGCCGTAAAGATGCTCTAGGTAAGCTTATAGAGCCCAGTGATAGCTCAGGTATGGTTCAGCTAAAGATGCTGGCTGTTTGTGCTAAGAGCGAGCCTAAAATGGACACAGTCGTTGAGAGTCTGTTGCAGGACTTGGCCAATGATAAAGGTGAAAAAATGAGCCTGATTAGTCGATCTGCTCTTGATGGCTTTTTCTGGGAGCAAATGAATCGCTACTATGGCTATAACTCTACTGAGCCTAGTATTCATGATTTTGCCATTGAACTCTTTAAATCTAGCTATGCAATGGCAACTGATGGTCAGGTAAAGCTGTCCAATGATGCTTTGGTATTTCTGAAACGTTGGAAAGACAGTAGACAATATAAAGACAGCTTTGAGATGTTATCCGATAAATTTTCTGATGATCTTGATATTAGAGATGATCTTAGTAGTAGAGATTTTAAACAGCTCATCGATATAGACTACTTCCGCTTAATTGATAACAAGATAATTAGCGCGCTAGCTAATGCAGTCTTACAAAGTGACTTTACCGCTGAACAAATGGCTATTTGGATTCGCCAGCGTCGTCAGAGTCACTGGTACGCTGAGTTTGAGCATACCTATCAAGCCCTTGATAATGCAGCGCAGTTTATAGCTACTTTTAATCAAGTCAAAATCGATATGGATAGCCTTGTACAAGGGGTAGAGCGTTATACCCAGTCTTGGTACAAGCTTGATCAACTTTATCGTAAGTTTATCTACCACAAACTTGAGTCTGGAGAAGTATCACTTCTCAACCACCTCAACGATAAAATAGAGAATATATACTCTAATAACTATTTGCTTAAGTTAGGTAATCGCTTTCAGGAATTCGTAGAATCTGAAAGCCAATGGAATGCTGCGCCAATTCTCAGACAGGATAACTTTTTTGGTCATTGGGTGAAACCGTTTCTAGATAACAACAACAAGATATACGTCATTATCTCAGATGCCATGCGCTATGAGATAGCGGATGAACTAGTCAGCTTAATACGTCAAGAAGATCGCTACAGTGCTGATATAGCGCCTATGTTGTCTATGCTACCTAGCTATACTCAGCTTGGTATGGCAGCGCTCCTACCGAACGATACATTATCCATAGCAGACAACACTTCAGGCACAGTGCTTGTGAATGGACAAAGCTCTCAGGGGACATCTAACAGAAGTAAGATACTTAAAGCTGCGTTGCAAGATCGAGGAGATGCGATCACTGCCGATAATTTTATGCAGCTCAATAGAGAGGGTAGTCGAGAGCTGTTAAAAGCTAATGACGTCATTTATATTTATCATAATCGGATTGATCATACTGGCGATAAAATGCACTCTGAAGGGCAAGCGTTTGAAGCGGCAGAAAAGACGCTTAGCGATTTGATGAAAATCATTAAGAAATTAGCAGCAGCTAATGCTAATAACATTTTAATAACGGCTGATCATGGCTTTATATACCAAAACCGTGCCATAGAAGAGAGCGACTTTTCGAGCGCAGAGCCCAAAGGTAAAGAAATACTATATCGAGATCGTCGATTTATACTGGGTAAGGGGCTAGTTGATTCACCAAGCTTGCATAAGTTTAGCTCTGAAGCGCTCGGTTTAATTGGTGATGTTGAAGTGCAGATACCTAAGTCGATTAATCGCTTAAGACTTAGTGGCTCGGGAAGTCGATTTGTACATGGCGGAGCATCATTACAGGAAGTTGTCGTGCCCGTCGTTAGCATTAATAAAAAAAGGCAAAGTGATACTACAGCAGTTGAAGTGGATATTTTACGCGGATCGAACTCTTTAATTACTACAGAGGAGCTTACCGTTAGCTTATACCAAAGTACCCCTGTCACTGAAAAAAATCAGCCTCGCGTACTGAGAGTAGGTGTCTACACTGAATCAGGTGAGTTGATCTCAGATAGCTATGAGATGACATTCGATTTACGCTCAGAAAACCCACGCGCGCGTGAGCAGCAGGTAAACTTGATTTTCACACGTAGGATCGATGAGCTTAACGGTCAAGAGGTTATTTTAAAGCTAGAAGAAAAAGTAGGCGGAACTTCTCACTACAAAGAATACAAATCGCTTAAATATACAGTAAGACGTTCATTTAGTAGTGATTTTGATTTTTAA